From the genome of Spirosomataceae bacterium TFI 002, one region includes:
- a CDS encoding acetolactate synthase, large subunit, with protein MGNLLDLEQKKEALSKKDAPKPKSEFISGSQALMECLVAEGVDTIFGYPGGAIMPVYDALYDYTDRINHILVRHEQGASHAAEGYARASGRVGVCMATSGPGATNLITGIADAIIDCTPMVAITGQVASNLLGTDAFQETDVIGITAPVCKWNYQVVDPDEIPMIMAKAFFIARAGKPGPVLIDITKDAQIKMMTKPFEYKEYERLPGYHPRRVPKMDQVEKAAELINNAKKPYIFVGHGVLISEAVEEFRAFVEKADIPVASTLLGLSAISVEHPNYMGWLGMHGMYAPNVMTDEADVIIAIGMRFDDRVTGDVEQFVKQAKIVHIEIDPAEIDKIKKADAPVIGDAKEALKLLLPLIEKKDHSDWKAEFRALEPAEHEAVTDRDLLKEGKIKMAEVVRMVSDKTNGEACVVVDVGQHQMVTARYYDFKNPHSYIASGGLGTMGFAIPAAFGAKMGAPEREVVAFIGDGCFQMTIQELGTIAQSGVAVKMIILNNNFLGMVRQWQQLFFDKRYSFVELQNPDFIMIAKGFGIDGHKCEERETLSDSIDKMLSHPGSYLLEVVVEKEENVFPMVPSGASVSQIRLK; from the coding sequence ATGGGAAATTTACTTGACTTAGAACAAAAAAAAGAAGCATTGTCCAAGAAGGACGCACCAAAGCCAAAATCAGAGTTTATTTCTGGTTCACAAGCTTTAATGGAGTGCCTTGTGGCTGAAGGGGTTGATACCATTTTTGGCTACCCCGGAGGTGCGATTATGCCAGTTTATGATGCACTTTATGACTATACAGATCGTATCAATCATATTTTGGTGCGTCACGAGCAAGGGGCTTCTCACGCTGCAGAAGGTTATGCGAGAGCAAGTGGCAGAGTTGGTGTTTGTATGGCAACTTCTGGCCCTGGTGCGACAAACTTAATAACTGGAATTGCAGATGCAATTATAGATTGTACACCAATGGTTGCAATTACTGGTCAGGTTGCTTCTAACCTCTTAGGAACTGATGCTTTCCAAGAAACGGATGTTATCGGAATTACAGCACCTGTTTGTAAATGGAATTACCAAGTAGTTGATCCTGACGAAATTCCAATGATTATGGCGAAAGCTTTCTTCATTGCAAGAGCAGGAAAGCCAGGTCCAGTTTTAATTGACATCACAAAAGATGCTCAAATAAAAATGATGACTAAGCCTTTCGAATACAAAGAGTATGAAAGGCTTCCAGGTTACCACCCTCGTCGAGTTCCTAAAATGGATCAAGTTGAGAAGGCTGCTGAGTTGATAAATAATGCCAAGAAGCCTTACATTTTTGTGGGTCATGGTGTATTAATTTCGGAAGCTGTAGAAGAGTTTAGGGCTTTTGTAGAAAAAGCTGATATTCCGGTTGCTAGTACTTTACTTGGGTTATCAGCGATATCAGTGGAGCATCCAAATTACATGGGTTGGCTAGGAATGCACGGCATGTATGCTCCCAATGTGATGACAGATGAGGCGGATGTAATCATTGCTATCGGAATGCGATTTGATGATCGTGTTACGGGTGATGTAGAGCAGTTCGTAAAACAAGCCAAGATCGTTCACATAGAAATCGATCCGGCAGAAATAGATAAAATCAAAAAAGCAGATGCTCCCGTTATTGGCGATGCCAAAGAAGCATTAAAGCTGCTTTTACCTTTGATAGAAAAGAAAGATCATTCGGATTGGAAGGCGGAATTTAGAGCACTCGAACCAGCAGAACATGAAGCTGTAACTGATAGAGACCTTTTGAAAGAGGGGAAAATCAAAATGGCTGAAGTAGTAAGAATGGTTTCGGACAAAACCAATGGTGAAGCATGTGTGGTGGTAGATGTAGGCCAGCACCAAATGGTTACTGCACGTTATTATGATTTCAAAAACCCACATTCTTATATTGCATCAGGTGGTTTAGGAACAATGGGATTTGCCATACCTGCGGCTTTTGGAGCGAAAATGGGAGCACCAGAGCGTGAAGTGGTTGCTTTTATTGGTGATGGTTGTTTTCAAATGACTATTCAAGAACTAGGCACAATTGCACAAAGCGGAGTAGCCGTAAAGATGATTATTCTTAATAATAACTTTTTGGGAATGGTACGTCAGTGGCAACAACTGTTTTTTGACAAAAGATATTCATTTGTTGAATTACAAAACCCAGACTTTATCATGATTGCAAAGGGTTTCGGTATTGATGGTCATAAGTGTGAAGAAAGAGAAACTTTAAGCGATTCAAT